Proteins encoded together in one Gammaproteobacteria bacterium window:
- a CDS encoding chemosensory pili system protein ChpC: protein MKINSVIRSLLLPLIGDPLLLPSVVLAEVISYRMPEFLSGAPSWLLGLVEWRGISVPVLSFEEFRNNSLNDAYPATTPLGTRIAILNGITDNPLLPFLGLRIQGIPRLVLVREGDLILCKDKTSRADANSTMYLTVELLDQPAFIPDLEAFELLISSYMKNESRISSSE, encoded by the coding sequence ATGAAGATTAACTCTGTAATTCGTAGCCTACTCCTCCCCTTGATTGGGGATCCATTATTGTTGCCTAGTGTGGTGCTGGCGGAGGTAATTAGTTATCGAATGCCAGAATTTCTCTCAGGCGCGCCATCCTGGTTGCTGGGATTGGTTGAATGGCGGGGTATCTCGGTACCTGTGCTTTCCTTTGAGGAATTTAGGAATAATTCACTAAACGATGCTTATCCAGCGACAACGCCACTCGGTACTCGCATCGCAATTCTCAACGGAATTACCGACAATCCGCTCCTTCCTTTTTTAGGATTACGTATCCAAGGGATTCCACGCTTAGTATTGGTTCGAGAAGGCGACCTGATTCTATGTAAAGATAAAACATCTCGCGCCGATGCTAATTCAACCATGTATCTTACAGTTGAACTTTTGGATCAACCCGCGTTTATCCCTGATCTGGAAGCATTTGAATTATTGATATCCTCTTATATGAAAAATGAAAGCAGGATTTCGAGTAGTGAATAA
- a CDS encoding conserved hypothetical protein (Evidence 4 : Unknown function but conserved in other organisms): MKAGFRVVNKGKNMVSYNLFKKNELFSSTDNGLMHPLKKLVTASPDGIGQLMDRIQELQKLSLKVSDILTPQLIPHCQVANVRGTVLVLQVDSSAWATRLHYQVPAILDYLQTHGWSTLSEIQVRVGSPEPIPAPPAPPTEMSKKTIELLLTLARTDPDVKLRAAWGKLASHGMMQ, from the coding sequence ATGAAAGCAGGATTTCGAGTAGTGAATAAAGGTAAAAATATGGTCAGTTATAATCTATTTAAAAAAAATGAATTATTCTCTTCGACAGATAATGGACTGATGCATCCACTGAAAAAATTAGTCACGGCTAGTCCTGATGGCATTGGCCAGTTGATGGATCGAATACAGGAATTACAAAAACTTTCCTTGAAAGTATCGGATATTCTGACTCCCCAATTAATCCCACATTGTCAAGTAGCAAATGTACGCGGTACGGTATTGGTGTTACAGGTGGACTCATCGGCCTGGGCAACGCGGTTACATTATCAGGTACCAGCAATCCTTGATTATTTACAAACGCATGGCTGGTCAACGTTAAGCGAAATTCAGGTGCGAGTGGGTTCCCCCGAGCCAATACCCGCGCCTCCCGCGCCTCCTACAGAAATGAGTAAGAAAACTATTGAATTGTTGCTCACCCTGGCACGAACCGATCCCGACGTAAAGCTTCGTGCGGCGTGGGGAAAGCTGGCAAGTCATGGCATGATGCAATAA